The Pungitius pungitius chromosome 8, fPunPun2.1, whole genome shotgun sequence genome has a window encoding:
- the pcif1 gene encoding mRNA (2'-O-methyladenosine-N(6)-)-methyltransferase — protein sequence MSNNSQGLVKGEAAVVVPPPSGSVSSQDPPLSPSSTSKPPELPDELVQAGWAKCWSRRENRPYYFNRFTNQSLWEVPVLGQHDVISDPLGLNAAPTEGGDINVGNGQRKRRISEEQGPGPKRVKVEPTTPISPSTPGVKPWNSASEEKPAQPATPTAPSPAPAVYRPAVIYWDLDLQTNAVVKEHPPDNHLLPPHPEIELQRAQLVTKLRQHYHELCHQREGIDPPRESFNRWLLERKVIDKGHDPLLPSDCEPVVSPSMFREIMNDIPIRLARIKYKEEARKLLFKYAEAAKRMIDSRNASPDRRKVVKWNAEDTMNWLRRDHSASKEDYMDRLEHLRQQCGPHLTAVAKDSVEGICTKIYQLSVDYSRRLRQMHLNLLQDPPTEASASPQESRLVYCYPVRLAIPSPALPRVELHFENDMACLRFKGEMVKVNRGHFSKLELLYRYSCIDDTRFDKFLSRVWCLLKRYQAMFGSGANEGTGLQGALPVSVFEALIRQFGVSFECFASPLNCYFKQFGSAFPDVDGFFGSRGPFLSFSPVSGSFEANPPFSEELMDSMVAHFEALLNKSSEPLSFIVFVPEWRNPVTPALTRMEASRFLRHQLNIPAFEHEYRSGSQHICKRDEMYYRAVHGTAVLFLQNDAGFAKWGPTPERLAELMAAYRPSQPASLSSAGPAPNTPGEKDSTPKAAERTQSGVMSPVTSDDNNNTNSNTTRPTNTNNSCSSSSSSSSTSPQEKMAAV from the exons ATGTCCAATAACAGCCAGGGATTGGTGAAAGGGGAGGCGGCCGTCGTGGTTCCGCCTCCATCTGGCTCCGTCTCCTCTCAGGACCCGCCCCTTTCTCCATCGTCCACCTCCAAACCACCTGAGCTTCCAG ATGAACTCGTCCAGGCTGGATGGGCTAAGTGCTGGTCTCGGAGGGAGAACCGACCATATTATTTCAACAGATTTACCAATCAGAGCCTGTGGGAGGTCCCAGTGCTGGGTCAGCATGATGTCATT TCTGATCCTTTAGGCCTGAACGCTGCTCCTACCGAGGGCGGCGACATCAACGTAGGGAATggtcagaggaagaggaggatctCTGAGGAGCAGGGGCCGGGACCTAAGAGAGTGAAG GTGGAGCCGACCACCCCCATCTCTCCCAGCACCCCGGGGGTTAAACCCTGGAACTCTGCTTCTGAGGAAAAGCCGGCCCAACCAGCCACACCCACAGCTCCAAGCCCCGCCCCCGCGGTATACAGGCCAGCCGT tatCTACTGGGATCTAGACTTGCAGACCAACGCAGTAGTCAAAGAGCATCCCCCCGACAACCACCtgctacccccccaccccgagatCGAGCTGCAGAGAGCTCAGCTTGTCACCAAACTTCGGCAACACTACCACGAACTGTGTCACCAGAGAGAAG GTATTGATCCGCCCCGGGAGTCCTTCAACCGCTGGCTACTGGAGAGGAAAGTGATCGACAAGGGTCACGACCCCTTACTGCCGAGCGACTGCGAGCCCGTTGTCTCCCCGTCCATGTTCAGAGAGATCATGAACGACATCCCCATCAG GTTGGCACGTATCAAGTACAAAGAGGAGGCCAGGAAGCTGCTGTTTAAATATGCTGAAGCTGCCAAGAGGATGATTGACTCCCG GAATGCGAGTCCAGACAGGAGGAAGGTGGTTAAGTGGAACGCTGAAGACACCATGAACTGGCTGCGCCGAGATCACTCTGCCAGCAAGGAGGACTACAtg gaCCGTCTGGAGCACCTGAGACAGCAGTGTGGTCCTCACCTCACCGCCGTCGCCAAAGACTCTGTGGAGGGAATTTGCACGAAGATCTACCAGCTCTCTGTAGACTATAGCCGCCGGCTGAGGCAGATGCATCTGAATCTGCTGCAGGACCCCCCCACAG AGGCAAGTGCGTCCCCCCAGGAGTCCAGGTTGGTCTACTGCTACCCGGTGCGTCTGGCGATCCCCTCACCAGCCCTCCCCCGAGTCGAGCTGCACTTTGAGAACGACATGGCCTGTCTACGCTTCAAAGGAGAGATGGTCAAAGTCAACAGGGGTCACTTCAGCAAACTG GAGCTGTTGTACCGGTACAGCTGTATAGACGACACTCGCTTTGACAAGTTCCTGTCCAGAGTCTGGTGCCTCCTCAAGAGATACCAG GCGATGTTTGGCAGCGGCGCTAACGAGGGGACGGGTCTGCAGGGGGCGCTGCCGGTGTCGGTGTTTGAGGCGTTGATTCGACAGTTTGGGGTCTCCTTTGAGTGTTTCGCGTCGCCGCTCAACTGCTACTTCAAACAGTTTGGCTCCGCCTTCCCCGACGTCGACGGCTTCTTCGGATCCAGAGG GCCCTTTCTGTCCTTCAGTCCCGTCAGTGGCTCGTTTGAAGCCAACCCCCCGTTCAGTGAAGAGCTGATGGACTCCATGGTAGCGCACTTTGAG GCGCTTTTGAACAAGTCCTCGGAGCCTCTGTCCTTCATTGTCTTTGTCCCGGAGTGGCGTAACCCCGTGACCCCGGCCTTGACGCGCATGGAGGCCAGTCGATTCCTCCGTCACCAGCTAAACATCCCGGCCTTCGAACACGAGTATCGCTCCGGGAGTCAACACATCTGCAAGAG aGATGAAATGTACTACCGGGCAGTGCACGGCACTGCTGTACTCTTCCTCCAGAACGACGCCGGTTTTGCCAAGTGGGGGCCGACTCCGGAACGTCTGGCCGAGCTGATGGCAGCGTACCGCCCCTCACAACCCGCCTCCCTTTCCTCGGCGGGCCCCGCCCCTAATACACCTGGAGAAAAAGACTCCACCCCCAAGGCCGCTGAAAGGACGCAGAGTGGGGTGATGTCACCTGTTACTAGTGACgataacaacaacacaaatagcAACACCACCCGCCCCACCAACACCAACAacagttgtagtagtagtagcagcagcagcagcaccagtcCACAAGAGAAGATGGCGGCTGTGTAA